In one bacterium genomic region, the following are encoded:
- a CDS encoding ABC transporter substrate-binding protein: MRRLLTLGMVMLLATLGIAHAGPAAGRVTVLCSPAVEWCDALKAQFPRATGITLDFVRMSSGEALTRLRAEKANPSFDVWFGGTGDPHFVANEEGLTEFFRPRNWDDLRPELRDAVGGKYIPLYAGVLGWALNPKLLREKNLPEPRTWKDLADRRYKGLVAYPNPTTSGTGYTMVATMVQLYGEREAFDVLKRIHPNVTEYTRAGAAPGVLTGRGEVAIGITFNHDSVVQILRGFPITYGSARDGTGYEIGGISLIKGAPNRANGIAFIEWALSPDAQKLASEFGESFQLPSNAKSTVPKVSPRFQDFNVIKYDFVRFGKADVRDKLLERWLKEVFPLPK; this comes from the coding sequence GTGAGACGCTTGCTGACGCTAGGCATGGTTATGCTTCTGGCAACGCTGGGCATCGCCCACGCCGGGCCGGCCGCCGGTCGGGTTACTGTGCTGTGCAGCCCGGCCGTCGAGTGGTGCGACGCCCTCAAGGCCCAGTTCCCGCGGGCCACTGGGATCACGCTCGACTTCGTGCGGATGAGCTCCGGTGAGGCTCTGACCCGCCTGCGCGCCGAGAAGGCGAACCCCAGTTTCGACGTGTGGTTCGGGGGCACCGGCGATCCGCACTTCGTCGCCAACGAGGAGGGACTGACCGAGTTCTTCCGGCCGCGCAACTGGGACGACCTGCGGCCCGAGCTGCGCGACGCGGTAGGGGGCAAGTACATCCCCCTGTACGCGGGCGTTCTCGGCTGGGCGCTGAACCCGAAGCTGCTCCGCGAGAAGAACCTGCCCGAGCCCCGCACATGGAAGGATCTGGCCGACCGGCGCTACAAGGGGCTGGTGGCCTACCCCAACCCGACCACATCGGGCACGGGCTACACCATGGTGGCGACGATGGTTCAACTATACGGTGAGCGCGAGGCGTTCGATGTGCTGAAGCGGATCCACCCCAACGTTACGGAGTACACAAGGGCAGGGGCGGCGCCCGGGGTCCTGACCGGCCGGGGTGAGGTGGCGATAGGTATTACGTTCAACCACGACTCGGTCGTGCAGATCCTGCGCGGGTTCCCGATCACCTACGGGTCGGCCCGCGACGGGACCGGCTACGAGATCGGTGGGATCAGTCTGATAAAGGGTGCGCCCAACCGCGCCAACGGCATTGCGTTCATCGAGTGGGCGCTGTCACCCGATGCCCAGAAGCTGGCAAGCGAGTTTGGCGAGTCCTTCCAGCTCCCGTCAAACGCGAAGTCAACGGTACCCAAGGTTTCACCGCGCTTCCAGGACTTCAACGTCATCAAGTACGACTTCGTCCGGTTCGGCAAGGCCGACGTGCGGGACAAGCTGCTTGAGCGCTGGCTGAAGGAGGTTTTCCCGCTGCCCAAGTAG
- the iolO gene encoding 5-keto-L-gluconate epimerase has translation MRTRHKERNANAGDRGHGRVKLSLVISVEETAFDAVAIRGGWEAGVARLAALGFDGAELAIRDTAVLDVGRLEAVVRDANLVVPAIGTGQAFLRDGLSLSSLDAAVRRAATARLMGHVRLAARLDSLVIIGLIRGRAEGGHAATTARFLEGIGPVLDAAASAGVRLVIEPINRYETDFLVTVEEALEVIGASGALHLGVLADTFHMNIEEVTIEGALVAAGARLWHVHVADSNRWAPGFGHLDFAAIVDTLGRCGYARFLSAEILPRPDPEEAARQTVRALRPLVSVRRGETPQEAKN, from the coding sequence TTGCGTACCCGCCATAAGGAGCGCAACGCGAATGCCGGCGACCGTGGGCACGGGCGCGTGAAACTCAGTCTCGTCATCTCCGTCGAGGAGACCGCTTTCGACGCCGTGGCGATCCGGGGCGGCTGGGAGGCAGGCGTGGCCCGCCTGGCCGCCCTTGGATTCGACGGCGCGGAACTGGCGATTCGCGATACCGCGGTGCTCGATGTGGGGCGACTTGAGGCCGTGGTGCGCGACGCGAACCTGGTGGTGCCGGCCATAGGGACCGGTCAGGCGTTTCTGCGGGACGGGTTGAGTCTGTCCAGCCTGGACGCCGCGGTACGCCGGGCTGCCACGGCCCGCCTGATGGGACACGTGCGTCTGGCGGCCCGGCTGGATAGCCTGGTCATCATCGGGCTCATCCGTGGGCGGGCCGAGGGTGGGCATGCGGCGACGACTGCCCGGTTCCTTGAGGGTATCGGCCCGGTCCTGGATGCGGCGGCCTCCGCCGGCGTCCGCCTGGTTATTGAGCCGATCAACCGCTACGAGACCGACTTCCTGGTGACCGTGGAGGAAGCCCTTGAGGTGATCGGCGCGTCCGGCGCCTTACACCTGGGGGTGCTGGCCGATACCTTCCACATGAACATCGAGGAAGTCACGATCGAGGGCGCCCTGGTTGCCGCTGGGGCGCGGCTGTGGCACGTGCACGTCGCCGACAGCAACCGCTGGGCGCCGGGGTTTGGGCACCTCGACTTCGCGGCCATCGTTGACACGCTGGGGCGGTGCGGCTACGCGAGGTTCCTCTCGGCGGAGATTCTGCCCAGGCCGGACCCCGAGGAGGCCGCCCGGCAGACGGTGCGGGCGCTGCGGCCCTTGGTGTCCGTCCGGCGGGGGGAAACCCCGCAAGAGGCGAAGAACTAG
- the iolN gene encoding 3-dehydro-scyllo-inosose hydrolase, protein MSKWQLPPPGGHMDRRTGVYVQNMTMRDIDERLEKNDVLIVPLGATEAHGPNAPIGEDIFLVARMAEAVAERTGCTVSQPLWFGSHPYHHLGMPGTVVIPEDVFCSFVRSMIAGFWNMGFRKQILLNGHGQEFVIPVAIHQFGKRYRVPALIVNVNWYHAVPDYFKTKADGGPYETQFIHADEVETSWCMALFPELMKQEWAVDNKPFGFLPEGHVDKAGNLMRRPINWYGHIGAGPIEVKAYPEGVVGRPTLASAEKAQPGVEALLDYLEKLVTDILKTFPPGVLPPVEYVTERDKEEIEAVLKGPTKGGKSIYSLAYPP, encoded by the coding sequence ATGAGCAAGTGGCAACTCCCGCCTCCGGGCGGGCACATGGATAGGCGCACGGGCGTCTACGTGCAGAACATGACGATGCGCGACATTGACGAGCGATTGGAGAAGAACGATGTGCTCATCGTTCCGCTCGGCGCCACGGAGGCACACGGGCCCAACGCGCCGATCGGGGAGGACATCTTCCTGGTGGCCAGGATGGCCGAGGCGGTAGCGGAGCGCACCGGCTGCACGGTCTCCCAACCGCTGTGGTTTGGATCGCACCCCTATCACCACCTCGGGATGCCGGGGACGGTCGTGATCCCAGAGGACGTCTTCTGCAGCTTCGTGCGCTCGATGATCGCGGGCTTCTGGAACATGGGGTTCCGCAAGCAGATCCTGCTCAACGGGCACGGTCAGGAGTTTGTGATCCCGGTTGCCATCCATCAGTTCGGCAAGCGCTACCGCGTGCCCGCGCTGATCGTCAACGTGAACTGGTATCATGCCGTTCCCGACTACTTCAAAACCAAGGCGGACGGCGGGCCGTACGAGACCCAGTTCATCCACGCCGACGAGGTCGAGACCTCGTGGTGCATGGCGCTGTTCCCCGAACTGATGAAGCAGGAGTGGGCGGTGGACAACAAGCCGTTTGGTTTCCTGCCGGAGGGTCACGTGGACAAGGCCGGGAACTTGATGCGGCGCCCGATCAACTGGTACGGACACATAGGCGCGGGCCCGATCGAAGTCAAGGCATACCCCGAGGGTGTGGTCGGCAGGCCTACTCTGGCCTCCGCGGAAAAGGCCCAGCCTGGCGTCGAGGCGCTGCTCGACTACCTTGAGAAGCTGGTCACCGACATCCTGAAGACCTTCCCGCCCGGAGTGCTGCCGCCGGTAGAGTACGTGACCGAGCGGGACAAGGAGGAGATCGAGGCCGTGCTCAAGGGCCCGACCAAGGGCGGCAAGAGCATCTACTCGCTTGCGTACCCGCCATAA
- a CDS encoding ABC transporter ATP-binding protein yields MTEAHVRFVNVTKRLGTTLAVDRVSLDVPEGNFTTLLGPSGCGKTTTLRMVAGFYHPDAGEIYVRDVPVTNIPAHRRNTAMVFQEYALFPHMTVAENVGYGLRMRRVESTQARRRIGGVLDLVGLAGQESKFPHQLSGGQQQRVALARALVVEPEVLLLDEPLSNLDAKLRVRVRTEIRSLQQTLGKTTIYVTHDQEEALSISDRIAVMNQGRIVQVGAPQEIYYRPADRFVADFVGLANFAPVQVVAPGRVRLDEVVLPVESAVKPGPALLVVRPETVSLAASFPTAPGLSALRGRVKTVAFLGGLARYWVEAVGREWIVDHAAPGEQLLSGEVYLTLAPERMHVLYEHEVTHDGEGQA; encoded by the coding sequence ATGACGGAGGCACACGTACGGTTTGTGAATGTCACCAAGCGCCTGGGTACGACGCTGGCGGTGGACCGCGTGTCCCTGGACGTGCCCGAGGGGAACTTCACCACGCTGCTGGGGCCCTCAGGTTGCGGCAAGACCACCACGCTTCGAATGGTGGCCGGGTTCTACCACCCCGACGCCGGGGAGATCTACGTGCGTGACGTCCCGGTCACCAACATCCCCGCGCACCGCCGCAACACCGCGATGGTCTTTCAGGAGTACGCGCTGTTCCCGCACATGACCGTGGCGGAGAACGTCGGGTACGGCCTGCGCATGCGACGCGTCGAGTCCACCCAGGCCCGGCGTCGGATCGGCGGCGTGCTGGACCTGGTCGGGCTGGCGGGCCAGGAGTCCAAGTTCCCTCACCAGCTCTCCGGAGGCCAGCAGCAGCGCGTGGCACTGGCGCGGGCACTTGTGGTCGAGCCGGAGGTGCTGCTGCTCGACGAGCCGCTCTCCAACCTGGACGCCAAGCTGCGCGTCCGAGTGCGGACTGAGATACGCAGCCTTCAGCAGACGCTGGGCAAGACCACGATCTACGTGACCCACGACCAAGAGGAAGCCCTTTCCATCTCCGATCGCATCGCCGTGATGAACCAGGGCCGGATTGTCCAGGTTGGGGCGCCGCAGGAGATCTACTACCGGCCTGCCGACCGGTTCGTGGCCGATTTCGTGGGGCTGGCCAACTTCGCGCCGGTGCAGGTGGTCGCCCCCGGCCGAGTTCGCCTGGACGAGGTCGTCCTGCCCGTCGAGAGTGCCGTGAAACCTGGTCCGGCGCTGCTGGTCGTGCGCCCAGAGACCGTGTCGTTGGCGGCCTCGTTCCCCACGGCACCCGGCCTGTCGGCCCTCCGAGGGAGGGTGAAGACCGTGGCGTTCCTGGGCGGGCTAGCGAGGTACTGGGTTGAGGCAGTTGGCAGGGAGTGGATCGTGGACCACGCCGCGCCCGGCGAGCAATTGCTGAGCGGCGAAGTCTACCTGACGCTGGCACCGGAACGAATGCACGTGCTCTACGAACACGAGGTCACTCACGATGGGGAGGGTCAGGCATGA
- a CDS encoding iron ABC transporter permease — MVAESVAVIRWGEVRRQAGDPGVALAFIGAALMLGLFVLYPAFRVLVYPALQDYLDIPKSVRWMQAARNSMVMMVISTLTATLSGLIFAFAVTRPDVPGRRFFRNIAVLPIFAPPFMVAFAYILMFGRQGLITKTVLGLDANIFGWHGLWLVQTVAFFPLAMLIIIGVLEGINPSMEHAARNLGADEWAVVRTISLALARPGIAGAALVVAISVLADFGNAVVIAGGFPLLATEAWFRMEGLADLKGAALVVAMLIVPTTCLFLLERYWVSRRVYTTVTGRGSRVERPPTHPVLKWGTFLFCVLMSLMVGLVYFGVVAGSLTAVWGRDWTLSLTHWRLAMDRIPTLWASVKIGAMAGIITGVVGVAVAFLTSRRLPLRHVLDFLAVLPGALPGVFIGVGFVLAFNRPPVELVGTPWILALALAFWHLPMGYQAAVATLKQVERSIEEAATNLGASGMRVLWDIYVPLLRPAFLGAFTVSFIRSVTNVSIVVFLVTPGNIVATFAILNMIGNGIWGGAAALTTMLLLITFASVGMAQAVVGRTMRSTPMG; from the coding sequence ATGGTGGCAGAGTCTGTGGCCGTGATCCGCTGGGGAGAGGTCCGGCGTCAGGCCGGTGATCCCGGTGTCGCGCTTGCCTTCATCGGCGCTGCGCTCATGCTTGGGCTCTTCGTGCTGTATCCGGCCTTTCGTGTGCTGGTCTATCCGGCACTGCAGGACTACCTGGATATTCCCAAGAGCGTACGATGGATGCAGGCGGCCCGCAACAGCATGGTGATGATGGTGATCTCCACCCTGACGGCGACGCTCTCAGGACTGATTTTCGCCTTTGCCGTCACCCGCCCGGACGTGCCCGGACGGCGTTTCTTCCGCAACATCGCTGTGCTGCCCATATTTGCCCCCCCGTTCATGGTGGCATTTGCCTACATCCTGATGTTTGGTCGGCAGGGACTGATCACAAAGACAGTTCTGGGGCTCGACGCCAACATCTTTGGTTGGCACGGGCTGTGGCTCGTCCAGACTGTGGCGTTCTTTCCCCTGGCGATGCTCATCATCATCGGGGTGCTGGAGGGGATCAATCCCAGCATGGAGCATGCCGCCAGGAATCTGGGCGCCGACGAATGGGCTGTAGTCCGTACGATCTCGCTTGCCCTTGCCCGGCCCGGGATCGCCGGCGCGGCGCTCGTGGTCGCCATCTCGGTGCTGGCCGATTTCGGCAACGCGGTCGTCATTGCGGGCGGCTTCCCGCTGCTGGCCACCGAGGCGTGGTTCCGCATGGAGGGGCTGGCAGACCTGAAGGGCGCGGCGCTCGTGGTGGCAATGTTGATCGTCCCCACGACCTGCCTGTTCCTGCTCGAGCGTTACTGGGTGAGCCGCAGGGTCTACACCACGGTGACCGGGAGGGGGTCTCGGGTCGAGCGGCCGCCGACCCACCCCGTGCTGAAATGGGGCACCTTCCTGTTCTGTGTCCTGATGAGCCTAATGGTCGGGTTGGTGTACTTTGGGGTCGTGGCCGGGTCGCTGACCGCGGTGTGGGGCCGGGACTGGACCTTGTCCCTGACGCACTGGCGCCTGGCGATGGACCGGATTCCGACCCTGTGGGCGAGCGTGAAGATCGGCGCGATGGCCGGCATCATCACCGGTGTGGTGGGCGTCGCGGTGGCGTTCCTGACCTCACGCCGCCTGCCCCTGAGGCACGTGCTGGACTTTCTGGCCGTCCTGCCCGGTGCTCTGCCCGGGGTGTTCATCGGTGTGGGCTTCGTGCTGGCTTTCAACCGCCCGCCGGTCGAACTGGTCGGGACCCCCTGGATCCTGGCGCTGGCCCTTGCCTTCTGGCACCTTCCGATGGGATATCAGGCCGCGGTGGCAACGCTCAAGCAGGTCGAGCGGTCCATTGAGGAAGCGGCGACGAATCTAGGGGCCAGCGGGATGCGCGTCCTCTGGGACATCTACGTGCCGCTGCTGCGGCCTGCCTTTCTGGGAGCGTTCACCGTGTCGTTCATACGGTCGGTGACCAACGTCAGCATTGTTGTGTTTCTGGTCACGCCGGGCAACATCGTGGCGACCTTCGCCATTCTGAACATGATCGGAAACGGGATCTGGGGCGGCGCCGCGGCCCTGACCACCATGCTCCTGCTGATTACCTTCGCCTCGGTAGGCATGGCACAGGCCGTGGTGGGCAGGACGATGCGCTCGACGCCAATGGGATGA
- a CDS encoding ABC transporter substrate-binding protein: protein MKRLIAMGLLLALVLVGVGTTQAQPTRIIVYSALPDLETTMVNREFTRRTGISVEALSVAAAGTIAARIRAEKDKPRADIFTGGSRDFHIPLAREGLLLAYKSPAFAEAKVSPVYIDPNGFWHGWYLGALAIIINTDRWDREMVPRRVPKPATWDDFLRPEFRGHFIMPSPITTGGGYIFVAAQIFRLGEDRAWAYLRALNANASQFTPTAPGTITLLARGEGIVGMQWAHEGIGARLAGMQPLETIVPPDTGFEVGAVSIIKGGPNPEGAKAYVDFLASRTPQDINAKFGYRYPVRADVPVPMGATRFEDLKFVKYDLAWSIENMTRVRERWTREIGR from the coding sequence ATGAAGCGATTGATCGCAATGGGATTGCTGCTGGCGCTCGTGCTGGTCGGCGTGGGAACCACTCAGGCGCAGCCGACCAGGATCATCGTCTACTCAGCCCTGCCGGATCTCGAGACCACGATGGTGAACCGCGAGTTCACCAGGCGGACGGGCATCTCGGTGGAGGCCCTCAGCGTTGCCGCAGCCGGTACGATCGCGGCGCGGATTCGAGCCGAGAAAGACAAGCCGCGCGCCGACATCTTCACGGGCGGCTCCCGGGACTTCCACATCCCGCTGGCGCGCGAGGGCCTGCTACTGGCCTACAAGTCGCCGGCGTTTGCCGAGGCCAAGGTCAGCCCGGTCTACATCGATCCCAATGGGTTCTGGCACGGTTGGTATCTTGGAGCCCTGGCGATTATCATCAACACCGACCGGTGGGACCGTGAAATGGTCCCGCGCCGCGTGCCCAAGCCGGCCACTTGGGACGATTTCCTCCGGCCGGAGTTCAGAGGGCACTTCATCATGCCGAGCCCGATCACGACCGGTGGCGGCTACATCTTCGTTGCCGCGCAAATCTTCCGTCTGGGCGAGGATCGCGCATGGGCATACCTGCGCGCCCTGAATGCCAACGCCTCGCAGTTCACGCCCACCGCACCCGGCACCATCACCCTGCTGGCCCGCGGCGAGGGCATAGTGGGCATGCAGTGGGCGCATGAGGGTATAGGCGCCCGTTTGGCAGGGATGCAACCGCTGGAGACCATCGTCCCGCCTGATACCGGGTTTGAGGTGGGCGCCGTTTCCATTATCAAGGGCGGTCCGAACCCAGAGGGAGCCAAGGCCTACGTAGACTTCCTGGCCAGTCGGACCCCGCAGGACATCAACGCCAAGTTCGGGTACCGCTACCCGGTGCGGGCCGACGTGCCGGTGCCCATGGGGGCAACTAGGTTCGAGGACTTGAAGTTCGTCAAGTACGACCTCGCCTGGTCTATCGAGAACATGACTCGGGTTCGCGAGCGATGGACGCGGGAGATCGGGCGCTAG
- a CDS encoding Cof-type HAD-IIB family hydrolase, whose product MGEMAGDRVRCRLLVVDIDGTLVNAAREITPQVRAAVAAAQSRGVRVCLATGRIWPSAKQFVERLGADSPAILYNGGLVYDFAHDEIWLHRPLALDQAKDVLRILRRHPTVQPHLYTDDRVYVPAMNELTETYQGKDGLRAEPVGDLADWLKKDPMKILIIGERPALEAVVGDIHLLPYPVNHVFSETIYLEILPPGVDKGTALQAAAARLGLRREEIIAVGDNLNDLAMIEYAGLGVAMANAPEALRARADYVAPSNNDHGLQEVIERFILAPGERA is encoded by the coding sequence ATGGGTGAGATGGCGGGCGATCGAGTGCGCTGCCGGCTCCTGGTGGTAGACATAGACGGGACGCTGGTAAACGCCGCCCGTGAGATAACGCCTCAGGTGCGGGCGGCCGTTGCGGCGGCGCAGTCGCGCGGCGTCCGCGTGTGTCTGGCCACCGGCCGCATCTGGCCGTCGGCGAAGCAGTTCGTCGAGCGGTTGGGCGCCGATTCACCCGCTATTCTGTACAACGGCGGCCTGGTCTACGATTTCGCTCACGATGAGATCTGGTTGCACAGGCCGCTGGCACTGGATCAGGCGAAGGACGTCCTGCGCATCCTGCGTCGGCACCCCACCGTGCAGCCGCACCTATACACGGACGATCGTGTCTACGTCCCGGCGATGAACGAGCTCACGGAGACCTACCAGGGCAAGGACGGCCTGCGTGCCGAGCCGGTGGGCGACCTGGCCGACTGGCTGAAGAAGGACCCGATGAAGATCCTCATCATTGGGGAGCGGCCTGCGCTGGAAGCGGTCGTAGGTGACATCCATCTGTTGCCCTATCCGGTGAATCACGTCTTCTCGGAGACCATCTACCTGGAGATCCTGCCCCCAGGCGTGGACAAAGGCACGGCGCTGCAGGCGGCGGCGGCGCGTTTGGGACTGCGCAGAGAAGAGATCATCGCCGTCGGCGACAACCTGAACGACCTTGCGATGATTGAGTACGCCGGGCTGGGGGTGGCGATGGCGAACGCCCCCGAGGCCCTGCGCGCCCGTGCGGACTACGTGGCTCCCAGCAACAACGATCACGGTCTCCAGGAGGTGATCGAGCGATTCATTCTGGCACCCGGGGAAAGGGCATGA
- a CDS encoding Gfo/Idh/MocA family oxidoreductase, producing the protein MSIRVGVLGAGFIGRIHALILKRDPRVELVGIADVAPAAAARLAAEVETTPSDGLPALMDAGAQAVFICTPNVQHVEPVVTALNAGLHVFSEKPMATSLDGARTIRDAAGRAKGVYQIGFNRRFSNVYRFAKQRIEEGRVVPRLAQMKHNRGELQQPVWTGDRSVTGGYLYETPVHLFDMGRFLFGDVAEVTGSARQSAYEELDGFTLLFKFHSGLVASVTSVAHTSWLFPYERVEIYGVHSTIVTEELERAWFSPGVREQVEAVDCFHMPFDQKWGYIEQDRLFIDAALGEKPPAVTAEDGYRATELVEAVYRAVRGGGVVRLPLDG; encoded by the coding sequence ATGAGCATCAGGGTTGGTGTGCTGGGAGCAGGATTCATCGGCCGGATCCACGCGCTGATTTTGAAGCGGGATCCGCGCGTGGAGTTGGTTGGGATCGCGGACGTGGCGCCGGCCGCTGCAGCGCGTCTGGCGGCTGAGGTGGAAACGACACCGTCGGATGGGCTGCCTGCCCTGATGGATGCCGGCGCGCAGGCGGTCTTCATCTGCACGCCCAACGTGCAACATGTGGAGCCCGTGGTCACCGCGCTGAACGCGGGGCTGCACGTCTTCTCCGAGAAGCCGATGGCGACCTCGCTCGACGGCGCCCGGACGATCCGGGACGCGGCCGGGCGGGCGAAGGGCGTCTATCAGATCGGGTTCAACCGGCGGTTCTCCAACGTATACCGGTTTGCCAAGCAGCGTATCGAGGAAGGCCGCGTTGTGCCCCGTCTGGCACAGATGAAGCACAACCGGGGAGAGCTGCAGCAACCGGTCTGGACGGGCGACCGGTCGGTGACCGGCGGGTACCTGTACGAGACGCCCGTGCACCTGTTTGACATGGGGCGGTTCCTGTTCGGCGATGTCGCCGAGGTCACCGGCAGCGCCCGCCAGAGCGCCTACGAGGAACTCGACGGGTTTACCTTGCTTTTCAAGTTCCACAGCGGCCTGGTGGCGTCCGTGACAAGCGTGGCGCACACGTCCTGGCTGTTTCCGTACGAACGGGTTGAGATCTACGGCGTCCACTCGACGATCGTGACCGAGGAGCTGGAGCGCGCGTGGTTCAGCCCTGGGGTTCGAGAGCAGGTTGAGGCCGTGGACTGCTTCCACATGCCCTTCGATCAGAAGTGGGGCTACATCGAGCAGGACAGGTTGTTCATTGATGCCGCCCTCGGCGAAAAGCCCCCGGCGGTGACCGCCGAGGACGGCTACCGGGCGACAGAGCTGGTGGAAGCCGTCTACCGCGCGGTGCGGGGCGGTGGCGTGGTGCGGTTACCCCTTGATGGGTGA
- a CDS encoding sugar phosphate isomerase/epimerase: MKRFGLNGATTGEHVDIETDIRVAGEAGYQAVELRDTKIERYLGSGGTLPALRGRLRDAGVEVLSINALEDSTLRTGARLEEILARCRVFCEWARALDAPYVVAVPSFLAQGEAGSMDAGMRSQTVAALAAMAAVARAFGVKVGFEFLGFPTCSVNTLRAARGILDEVGDPIVGLVVDAFHFYAGGSRLEDLEGLDGSRVFIVHLDDAEPGDPAGLGDSHRLLPGEGVIPLKPMIARLEDAGYRGAYSLELFRPEYWAWPPAEIARRGHDSMVRLFA; the protein is encoded by the coding sequence ATGAAGCGATTCGGACTGAACGGCGCCACCACCGGTGAGCACGTTGACATCGAGACCGACATCCGGGTGGCTGGAGAGGCCGGGTATCAGGCCGTTGAGCTGAGGGACACGAAGATCGAGCGGTACCTCGGTTCGGGCGGCACGCTTCCCGCCCTGCGCGGCCGGCTCCGCGATGCCGGCGTGGAGGTGCTCAGCATCAACGCGTTGGAAGACTCGACGCTCCGGACCGGCGCGCGCCTGGAGGAGATCCTGGCGCGTTGCCGGGTCTTCTGTGAGTGGGCCCGGGCCCTGGACGCGCCGTATGTAGTGGCGGTGCCCAGCTTCCTGGCCCAGGGTGAGGCGGGTTCCATGGACGCAGGGATGCGGTCGCAGACTGTCGCGGCGCTGGCCGCCATGGCCGCCGTCGCCAGGGCGTTTGGGGTGAAGGTCGGGTTTGAGTTCCTTGGATTCCCTACGTGCTCGGTCAATACCCTGCGCGCTGCCAGGGGCATCCTCGACGAGGTGGGGGATCCCATCGTAGGCCTCGTCGTTGACGCGTTTCACTTCTACGCGGGCGGGTCACGGCTGGAGGACCTGGAAGGCCTTGACGGCTCCCGCGTCTTCATCGTCCACCTAGACGACGCCGAGCCCGGCGACCCTGCAGGCCTGGGTGATTCCCATCGGCTGCTGCCGGGCGAGGGGGTCATTCCCCTGAAACCCATGATCGCGCGGCTGGAGGATGCGGGATATCGCGGCGCCTACTCCCTCGAGCTGTTCCGGCCGGAGTACTGGGCCTGGCCCCCTGCCGAGATCGCGCGGCGCGGGCACGACAGCATGGTGCGACTGTTTGCCTGA
- the iolM gene encoding scyllo-inosose 3-dehydrogenase translates to MKGLLLEAEWKPRDGYKVSEFERTTGKAVTGSSVWHRPKLRLADLPDAPLGPKDVRLRVRACGICGSDVHFYETDKDGYMLYPGLTKFPAFLGHEFSGEVAEVGSEVTDLVVGDMVTAEEMIWCGECVPCRNGYPNQCLQLEEIGFTIHGAMAEFIVIGAKYCWKINELAEVYGSMDRAYEAGAVCEPTCVSYNAMFSRAGGFKPGGYVTVFGTGPIGLAGVALAKAAGAGRVIAFDVSPARRELAKKMGADFAYDPVDLGRQGTRPRDVIMEATKGEGADLHFEAAGSPPLTIPEMEASMAVGGKIVIIGRASERVPMYLENFQTRAAQLYGAQGHSGYGNFPSVIRLMAARRIDMTQIVTNRFPLDRGVEAIQTATKREGGKILVLP, encoded by the coding sequence ATGAAGGGCTTGTTGCTAGAAGCCGAGTGGAAGCCGCGCGACGGCTACAAGGTGAGCGAGTTTGAGCGCACCACCGGGAAGGCGGTCACCGGCAGTAGTGTTTGGCACCGTCCCAAGCTGCGCCTAGCAGACCTGCCTGACGCTCCGCTCGGCCCGAAGGACGTGAGGCTACGGGTCCGGGCGTGCGGTATCTGCGGCTCGGACGTGCACTTCTACGAGACCGACAAGGACGGCTACATGCTCTACCCCGGGCTGACCAAGTTCCCGGCATTCCTCGGCCACGAGTTCTCCGGCGAGGTCGCTGAGGTTGGCTCCGAGGTCACAGATCTGGTCGTGGGCGACATGGTTACCGCAGAGGAGATGATCTGGTGCGGCGAGTGCGTTCCCTGCCGCAACGGATATCCCAATCAGTGCCTGCAGCTCGAGGAGATCGGCTTCACGATCCACGGCGCCATGGCCGAGTTCATCGTAATCGGCGCCAAGTACTGCTGGAAGATTAACGAACTGGCCGAGGTCTACGGCAGCATGGATCGCGCCTACGAGGCCGGCGCGGTGTGCGAACCCACCTGCGTGTCCTACAATGCTATGTTCTCCAGGGCCGGCGGTTTCAAGCCGGGCGGGTACGTTACGGTCTTTGGAACAGGGCCGATCGGGCTGGCCGGGGTCGCCCTTGCCAAGGCGGCAGGAGCGGGCCGCGTCATCGCGTTCGATGTTTCCCCGGCGCGACGGGAGCTGGCCAAGAAGATGGGCGCCGACTTCGCCTACGACCCCGTTGATCTCGGGCGTCAGGGAACAAGACCGCGCGACGTGATCATGGAAGCCACCAAGGGCGAAGGGGCCGACCTGCACTTCGAGGCCGCGGGGTCTCCGCCGCTGACCATCCCCGAGATGGAAGCGAGCATGGCCGTGGGCGGCAAGATAGTGATCATCGGCCGGGCCTCCGAACGCGTGCCGATGTACCTTGAGAACTTCCAGACCCGCGCGGCGCAGTTGTACGGCGCGCAGGGCCACTCGGGATACGGGAACTTCCCGTCGGTGATACGGTTGATGGCGGCGCGCCGGATTGACATGACGCAGATTGTCACGAACCGGTTCCCGCTTGATCGCGGGGTAGAGGCCATACAGACGGCCACCAAGCGGGAGGGCGGCAAGATCCTCGTGCTGCCATGA